One window of Peteryoungia desertarenae genomic DNA carries:
- a CDS encoding OmpA family protein yields MAMAATPLSASPLRPFAVHSHVQQPADASLLHFAQSVTCADGTEAADQATCDAIEAERRAQAEAEAQAAAEAEAQRLAEEEARRAAQAQAQAEAEAQAQAEAEARAAAEAEAQRQAEEEARRLAEEEARRQAEAQAQAEAEAQAAAEAEAEAQRAAEEQARQAAEEEAQRAAEAEAQRLAEEEARQAAEAEAQAQAQAQAEAEAQRLAEEEAQRAATAAAAAAEQIPTEPVTCADGSQAASAEECAVVEPVPVPETAPEQPVDTPVDVPPAVDEAPAEELPVEQPAEQSGTQEPAVVPQHSAEQPVTTDAPLSEGEQVLVPAVEPPVDAPVVVIEDTMTEEQKEAVAEDPSQTAETVLLPVEDGAAVLDSDKDADNVGGAEARAARTELRQLEDVAPPPETDAEAQADLQVDTQTLQVLAAETGTQLDAAPAFDVPNTVVYETTNNITNNNVTNNVTNNVTNNVTNNTVVQNNIVNQVTEVRVVERVDNRTIINVGEKIVVRRDDRERLRYEAEDTFYEQLSRGRVRETIVRFDGSRLVTIYNRFGDIIQRSRITRDGREFVLIYAPEADSQRPQLYVDVGSRLPPMRLTIPVRDYVVTTSRAPDRDYYDFLAKPPVERVERVYTIDEVKSSARLRDKVRRIDLDTITFPSGSAEVPLEQARTLRRVAEAMEQLLEKDPGETFLIEGHTDAVGSDRSNLLLSDRRAETVANLLTDVYGIPPENLQVQGYGERFLKIRTEAAEQQNRRVAIRRVTSLVRPEVVATR; encoded by the coding sequence ATGGCTATGGCAGCAACGCCATTGTCGGCCTCTCCGCTTCGGCCATTTGCAGTCCACAGCCATGTGCAGCAGCCGGCTGATGCATCGCTGCTTCATTTCGCTCAATCCGTTACCTGTGCTGATGGGACCGAGGCAGCGGATCAGGCCACCTGCGACGCCATAGAAGCCGAACGCAGAGCCCAGGCAGAGGCGGAGGCTCAAGCGGCTGCTGAGGCCGAGGCCCAACGTTTGGCCGAAGAGGAGGCGCGTCGCGCCGCACAGGCGCAGGCCCAGGCAGAGGCGGAAGCTCAGGCTCAAGCCGAAGCAGAGGCGAGGGCCGCTGCGGAGGCCGAGGCGCAGAGGCAAGCTGAAGAAGAGGCACGCAGGCTGGCTGAAGAAGAAGCTCGCCGTCAGGCTGAAGCACAAGCCCAGGCCGAAGCGGAGGCCCAGGCGGCAGCCGAAGCCGAAGCAGAAGCTCAGCGCGCGGCGGAAGAACAGGCAAGGCAGGCGGCGGAAGAAGAAGCGCAAAGAGCTGCCGAGGCGGAAGCTCAACGTCTCGCTGAAGAAGAAGCACGGCAGGCGGCAGAGGCCGAGGCACAAGCACAGGCTCAGGCTCAGGCCGAAGCCGAAGCTCAGCGTCTGGCGGAAGAGGAGGCGCAGCGCGCAGCGACCGCCGCAGCCGCAGCCGCAGAGCAGATTCCGACCGAGCCGGTCACCTGCGCCGACGGCTCGCAGGCCGCCTCCGCAGAAGAGTGCGCCGTTGTCGAGCCTGTTCCGGTGCCTGAAACAGCACCAGAGCAGCCAGTCGACACACCCGTTGATGTACCGCCTGCCGTTGATGAAGCACCAGCTGAAGAGCTTCCCGTTGAACAACCCGCTGAACAGTCCGGCACACAGGAGCCGGCAGTTGTCCCGCAACACAGCGCCGAGCAGCCAGTCACGACGGACGCTCCTTTGTCGGAAGGCGAGCAGGTTCTCGTTCCGGCTGTCGAGCCGCCAGTGGATGCCCCGGTCGTTGTCATTGAAGATACGATGACGGAAGAGCAGAAGGAGGCGGTTGCGGAAGATCCGTCCCAGACGGCTGAAACGGTCTTGTTGCCTGTCGAAGACGGTGCCGCCGTGCTTGATAGCGATAAGGACGCCGATAATGTCGGTGGTGCCGAAGCGCGTGCAGCGCGCACGGAACTGCGCCAGCTGGAGGATGTGGCGCCGCCACCGGAGACCGATGCAGAGGCGCAGGCGGATTTGCAGGTGGACACCCAGACGCTTCAGGTTCTTGCAGCGGAAACCGGAACGCAGCTTGACGCGGCACCTGCCTTCGATGTGCCCAATACCGTTGTTTATGAAACCACGAACAACATCACGAACAACAATGTGACCAATAATGTCACGAACAATGTCACCAATAACGTGACCAACAATACCGTTGTTCAGAACAACATCGTCAATCAGGTGACGGAGGTTCGCGTTGTCGAGCGGGTCGACAATCGGACAATTATAAATGTTGGCGAGAAGATCGTCGTGCGTCGGGATGATCGCGAACGTCTGCGCTACGAGGCGGAGGACACATTCTACGAGCAACTGTCTCGTGGACGTGTTCGTGAAACCATCGTTCGCTTCGATGGCTCAAGATTGGTGACGATCTACAATCGCTTTGGCGATATTATCCAGCGTTCACGTATCACCCGTGACGGTCGTGAGTTTGTTCTCATCTATGCTCCGGAGGCTGACAGTCAGCGACCGCAACTTTATGTCGATGTCGGGAGCCGGTTGCCGCCCATGCGCCTGACCATTCCGGTGCGTGATTATGTGGTCACGACATCGCGTGCGCCTGACCGCGACTACTACGATTTCCTGGCAAAGCCGCCAGTCGAACGCGTTGAACGTGTCTATACGATTGACGAAGTGAAATCCTCGGCCCGTCTGCGTGACAAGGTTCGTCGCATCGATCTTGACACGATTACCTTCCCGTCCGGATCGGCGGAGGTGCCGCTCGAACAGGCGCGGACGCTTCGTCGGGTGGCCGAAGCCATGGAGCAGCTGCTTGAAAAGGATCCGGGTGAGACCTTCCTCATCGAGGGGCATACCGATGCGGTCGGGTCGGACAGATCCAATCTGCTTCTTTCCGATCGCCGGGCGGAAACTGTTGCCAATCTGCTCACGGACGTCTACGGGATCCCGCCTGAAAACCTGCAGGTGCAGGGCTATGGCGAGCGTTTCCTGAAGATCCGTACCGAGGCGGCGGAACAGCAGAATCGCCGGGTGGCAATCCGTCGCGTGACTTCGCTCGTTCGCCCGGAGGTCGTGGCCACGCGCTGA
- a CDS encoding lysine/arginine/ornithine ABC transporter substrate-binding protein: MRTPNRFLAAASIAALSLFAGSAMAQEKIIIGTEGAYPPFNNLEADGTLVGFDIDIANALCEEMKVTCEFVTQDWDGIIPALQAKKFDAIIASMSITPERLEKVDFSKKYYNTPPAVAVPKDSPIASLEDLKGKSVGAQSSTTHANYAEKHMADSELKLYPTADEYKLDLEGGRVDAVVDDIVVLSEWLATDAGSCCKILTPLEVDVEINGEGAGIAVRKGETELADRFSAAIEAIRANGKYAEINAKYFDFDVYGE; this comes from the coding sequence ATGCGTACTCCAAACCGCTTTCTCGCCGCCGCGTCGATTGCTGCCCTGTCGCTTTTTGCCGGCAGTGCCATGGCACAAGAGAAAATCATCATCGGCACGGAAGGTGCCTACCCGCCCTTCAACAACCTTGAAGCAGACGGCACGCTGGTCGGCTTCGATATCGACATTGCCAATGCGCTTTGCGAAGAAATGAAGGTCACTTGCGAATTCGTGACGCAGGACTGGGATGGCATCATCCCCGCCCTTCAGGCCAAGAAGTTCGACGCCATCATCGCCTCGATGTCGATCACGCCAGAGCGTCTGGAAAAGGTCGACTTCTCCAAGAAGTACTACAACACCCCACCGGCCGTTGCCGTTCCGAAGGACTCGCCGATCGCAAGCCTTGAAGACCTCAAGGGCAAGAGCGTCGGCGCGCAGTCTTCGACAACCCATGCCAACTATGCCGAAAAGCATATGGCTGATTCCGAGCTGAAGCTTTACCCGACAGCAGACGAATACAAGCTCGACCTCGAAGGCGGTCGCGTTGACGCTGTCGTTGACGATATCGTCGTTCTGTCGGAATGGCTGGCAACAGACGCCGGCTCTTGCTGCAAGATCCTTACTCCGCTTGAAGTGGATGTTGAGATCAACGGTGAAGGTGCTGGGATTGCGGTTCGCAAGGGCGAAACCGAACTCGCCGACCGCTTCAGCGCAGCCATCGAAGCCATTCGCGCTAACGGCAAATATGCCGAAATCAACGCGAAATACTTCGACTTCGACGTCTATGGCGAATAA
- a CDS encoding ABC transporter permease: protein MEDLATGPVTFWAWIQHVLDPFCGPIGLFSLFASDGLVACGDTGWGDEIALGVRVTVSLALATLPVGLLLGFIIALAMQSEERSLKIATGIYTTIFRGLPELLTLFIVYYGFQIIIQTLVTSLGGETRVEISAFFAGMLALSVVFSSYASEVLLSAFRAIPRGQYEAGSAVGLSRAKTMVLIVLPQLIRIALPGLSNLWLVLLKDTALVSVIGLTDILRQTGVAARVTKEAFLFYGLACLIYLVLATLSSIGLSAISRWANRSEASR from the coding sequence ATGGAAGACTTGGCGACTGGTCCAGTTACGTTCTGGGCTTGGATACAGCATGTATTGGATCCTTTCTGTGGACCCATTGGCCTGTTTTCACTTTTCGCCAGTGATGGCCTGGTTGCCTGTGGAGACACAGGATGGGGCGATGAGATTGCCCTAGGCGTCAGGGTCACCGTTTCGCTTGCCCTTGCCACCCTGCCGGTTGGCCTCCTGCTCGGCTTCATCATTGCACTCGCCATGCAGTCAGAAGAAAGGAGCCTCAAGATTGCAACGGGCATCTACACCACGATCTTTCGCGGACTACCTGAACTGCTGACGCTCTTCATCGTCTATTACGGTTTTCAAATCATCATCCAGACCTTGGTCACATCGTTGGGCGGCGAGACGCGTGTCGAAATCAGCGCTTTCTTTGCCGGCATGCTGGCGCTCTCCGTTGTCTTTTCCTCCTATGCCTCCGAAGTCCTGTTGTCGGCCTTCCGAGCTATTCCCCGGGGGCAATATGAGGCGGGCAGTGCGGTCGGTCTTTCACGGGCAAAGACCATGGTGCTGATCGTTCTGCCGCAACTGATCCGGATCGCGCTGCCGGGCCTGAGCAATCTCTGGCTCGTGTTGCTCAAGGATACAGCATTGGTATCGGTGATCGGCCTGACTGACATATTGCGGCAGACTGGCGTGGCCGCCCGCGTTACCAAGGAAGCCTTCCTGTTTTATGGCCTTGCCTGTCTCATCTATCTGGTGCTGGCCACCCTCTCCTCGATTGGGCTTAGCGCCATTTCCCGCTGGGCGAACCGTTCGGAGGCGTCACGATGA
- a CDS encoding ABC transporter permease, producing the protein MTHAVELIAARPAPPSKSQRPLGQQIIGYGLLAIWAMLGLALLWSVISGWDMDKVTRYGPRYLDGLATTLTLTFTSVALGALLSIPVTFARMSKNKVLNAISYSYVYLFRSTPMLLQIFLIYYGLGSFRPELQSLGLWWFFREAWYCALLAMTLNTAAYQAEILRGAIQSVPRGQTEGAQSLGLPASVTFWKIILPQALIVALRPYGNEIILMIKGSAVVAVVTILDLMGQTRYAFSRTFDFQTYLWAAIFYLSMVEALRHTWAALEARLTRHLKR; encoded by the coding sequence ATGACCCACGCCGTGGAACTCATTGCCGCCCGTCCGGCCCCTCCGTCCAAGAGCCAACGTCCGCTTGGCCAGCAGATCATTGGCTACGGACTCCTCGCCATCTGGGCCATGCTTGGCCTGGCACTGCTCTGGTCAGTCATCTCGGGCTGGGATATGGACAAGGTGACCCGCTATGGCCCCCGCTACCTTGATGGCCTTGCGACAACGCTTACCCTCACCTTTACATCTGTTGCCCTTGGCGCCTTGCTATCGATTCCGGTGACCTTCGCCCGCATGTCAAAGAACAAGGTGCTCAACGCGATTTCCTATAGCTATGTCTATCTGTTCCGCAGTACGCCAATGCTGCTGCAGATCTTTCTGATCTATTATGGCCTCGGCTCCTTCCGACCGGAACTGCAAAGCCTGGGCCTCTGGTGGTTCTTCCGCGAGGCCTGGTATTGCGCCCTCCTCGCCATGACGCTGAACACAGCCGCCTACCAGGCGGAAATCCTGAGAGGCGCCATCCAGAGCGTGCCACGGGGCCAGACCGAAGGCGCACAATCGCTTGGTCTTCCGGCATCAGTGACCTTCTGGAAGATCATCCTGCCACAGGCTCTGATCGTCGCGCTTCGCCCCTATGGCAATGAAATCATTCTCATGATCAAGGGATCTGCTGTCGTCGCAGTCGTAACTATCCTCGACCTGATGGGTCAGACCCGCTACGCCTTCTCGCGCACCTTCGATTTCCAGACCTATCTCTGGGCCGCCATCTTCTATCTGAGCATGGTCGAGGCACTTCGCCACACCTGGGCGGCACTGGAAGCAAGGCTGACACGCCACCTCAAGCGGTAA
- a CDS encoding usg protein — protein sequence MNQDMEMMLKGYGLTTAKILYRLPDHPLLLQTYIWQNYDLAPDFPEMKGFLKFWQEKLDGPLHSVSYVHQKMIGPQDWRALKGEFILH from the coding sequence ATGAACCAAGACATGGAAATGATGCTGAAGGGCTACGGCCTGACGACCGCCAAAATCCTCTATCGCCTGCCTGACCATCCCCTGCTGTTGCAGACCTATATCTGGCAGAACTACGATCTGGCGCCAGACTTCCCGGAAATGAAGGGCTTCCTGAAATTCTGGCAAGAAAAGTTGGATGGCCCGTTGCACTCGGTCAGCTACGTGCACCAGAAAATGATTGGCCCGCAGGATTGGCGCGCCCTCAAGGGGGAGTTCATTCTCCACTAA
- a CDS encoding DUF2270 domain-containing protein — MADPVANLADAIVRRQSSPTLPSNSAEKANMIIHYYRGEIGRMTSWRDRIDRTSNWAMTVVAGLLSVSLSTPSSHHGVVLFAMLLITVFLLIEARRYRFFDVYRARVRQLERHYFAQALCPKAELNPDWAEAIAASLRSPAFLMSYAAALSRRIRRNYGWMYLILLMVWGLKISSPRLLPDERQLEMVSSYQQIVDNAQLGPIHGLLVIGLVVLGYAAVLVAARHRDPADGELAHGEVHV; from the coding sequence ATGGCTGATCCGGTCGCCAATCTGGCGGATGCCATCGTCCGGCGGCAGTCATCGCCAACCCTGCCGTCGAATTCGGCAGAGAAGGCGAACATGATCATCCACTATTATCGTGGGGAGATCGGGCGCATGACGAGTTGGCGCGACCGGATCGACAGGACGTCCAATTGGGCAATGACCGTGGTTGCTGGTCTCTTGTCGGTGTCCTTGTCGACGCCAAGCTCCCACCATGGGGTCGTCCTTTTTGCCATGTTGCTGATCACGGTCTTTCTCTTGATCGAGGCGCGGCGCTATCGGTTTTTCGATGTCTACCGAGCGCGTGTAAGGCAGTTGGAGCGCCATTATTTTGCTCAGGCACTCTGTCCGAAGGCGGAGCTTAATCCCGATTGGGCCGAGGCGATTGCTGCCAGCCTGCGCAGTCCGGCCTTCCTGATGAGTTATGCGGCTGCCCTGTCCCGTCGGATCCGCCGGAACTATGGATGGATGTATCTGATCCTGCTGATGGTGTGGGGGCTCAAGATCTCAAGTCCGAGGCTTCTGCCGGATGAGCGGCAACTCGAAATGGTGTCCAGCTACCAGCAGATTGTCGACAATGCGCAACTTGGTCCCATCCACGGACTGCTTGTCATCGGGCTGGTCGTGCTTGGATACGCTGCTGTGCTGGTTGCCGCGCGCCACCGCGATCCTGCCGATGGCGAGCTAGCCCATGGCGAAGTGCATGTTTAG
- a CDS encoding methyltransferase domain-containing protein yields the protein MAKIDEEALAEAYNRALALEKAGEIDAAVKAYQEVLAIDPDDHGGASVRIAALGRGEAPPKAPDAYVETLFDQHAEAFEDILVEQLGYAVPAMVRQRLQTLKLGPFKRLLDIGCGTGLTGGTLRDMVEDMTGIDISENMVEIAHEKDLYETLYVAELEDFLEDNDDEPFDLITATDVLPYLGALEPLFFGAAENMVAGGLLIFSSETLAATNERPFIVGPHQRYLHSEAYIRERLDATGFDIVEISEINVRMQDGEPSPGQLVIARLRA from the coding sequence ATGGCCAAGATCGACGAAGAAGCGCTGGCTGAGGCCTACAATCGCGCGCTCGCCCTGGAAAAAGCCGGCGAGATAGACGCAGCCGTTAAGGCCTATCAGGAAGTGCTGGCCATCGATCCGGACGATCACGGCGGCGCATCTGTTCGTATTGCGGCGCTGGGTCGCGGCGAGGCCCCGCCAAAGGCGCCGGATGCCTATGTGGAAACCCTTTTCGATCAACATGCCGAGGCCTTCGAGGATATCCTGGTGGAGCAGCTGGGCTATGCCGTGCCCGCCATGGTCCGGCAGCGCCTCCAGACCCTCAAGCTTGGACCGTTCAAGCGCCTGCTGGATATCGGCTGCGGAACCGGCCTGACCGGAGGCACGCTGCGCGACATGGTCGAGGACATGACCGGCATCGACATCTCCGAGAACATGGTCGAGATCGCTCATGAAAAGGATCTCTATGAGACGCTCTATGTGGCCGAACTGGAAGACTTCCTTGAAGACAATGACGACGAGCCTTTTGACCTCATCACCGCAACAGATGTCCTGCCCTATCTGGGTGCCCTCGAGCCCCTGTTCTTTGGCGCAGCCGAAAACATGGTTGCCGGCGGACTGCTGATCTTCTCGTCCGAGACCCTGGCTGCGACCAACGAGCGCCCTTTCATCGTCGGCCCCCATCAGCGATACCTGCACAGCGAGGCCTATATTCGCGAGCGGCTCGATGCCACAGGCTTTGATATCGTTGAAATCTCCGAGATCAATGTCCGCATGCAGGATGGCGAACCTTCCCCCGGGCAGCTTGTCATCGCCCGGCTGAGAGCTTGA
- a CDS encoding NAD(P)-dependent oxidoreductase, whose translation MAKVAFIGLGVMGYPMAGHLKAKGGHDVTVYNRTTAKAEAWVKQYGGSHGLTPAAAAEGADYVFTCVGNDDDLRSVTTGKDGVLSAMKSGAILIDNTTASAEVARELDEAARAKGCGFIDAPVSGGQAGAENGVLTVMCGGDEKTFEAAKPVIDAYARMVGLMGPAGCGQLAKMMNQICIAGLVQGLAESIHFGKKSGLDIEKVIEVISKGAAGSWQMENRHKTMNVGKYDFGFAVDWMRKDLDIVLTEARRNGANLPVTALVDQFYGEVQKLGGNRWDTSSLLARLEAK comes from the coding sequence ATGGCAAAAGTCGCATTTATCGGTTTGGGCGTCATGGGCTATCCAATGGCCGGGCATCTGAAGGCCAAGGGCGGCCATGACGTCACTGTCTATAACCGCACGACCGCCAAGGCAGAGGCCTGGGTCAAGCAATATGGCGGATCGCACGGGCTCACCCCGGCAGCGGCTGCCGAAGGTGCAGATTATGTCTTCACCTGTGTCGGCAATGACGACGACCTCCGCTCCGTCACGACAGGCAAGGACGGCGTGCTGTCCGCCATGAAGTCCGGCGCAATCCTCATCGACAACACGACGGCCTCGGCGGAAGTCGCTCGCGAACTGGACGAGGCCGCCCGCGCCAAGGGCTGCGGCTTTATCGATGCACCCGTTTCCGGCGGCCAGGCCGGCGCTGAAAACGGCGTCCTGACCGTGATGTGTGGCGGCGACGAAAAGACATTCGAAGCCGCCAAGCCTGTGATCGATGCCTATGCCCGGATGGTCGGCCTGATGGGACCGGCCGGATGCGGACAGCTTGCCAAGATGATGAACCAGATCTGCATCGCAGGCCTCGTTCAGGGCCTCGCGGAGTCAATCCATTTTGGCAAGAAATCCGGACTAGACATTGAAAAAGTTATAGAAGTTATCTCCAAGGGCGCCGCAGGCTCCTGGCAGATGGAAAACCGCCACAAGACGATGAATGTCGGCAAATACGACTTCGGCTTCGCCGTCGACTGGATGCGCAAGGATCTGGACATCGTGCTGACAGAGGCTCGTCGCAATGGCGCAAATCTGCCGGTGACGGCGCTGGTCGACCAGTTCTATGGCGAGGTTCAGAAACTGGGCGGCAATCGCTGGGACACATCCTCGCTCCTCGCGCGCCTTGAAGCCAAGTGA
- a CDS encoding Lrp/AsnC family transcriptional regulator, translating to MDRLDRKILRILQEDSTLAVADLAKKVGLSTTPCWRRIQKMEEDGVIRRRVALLDPAKVNTKVTVFVSIRTSSHSIEWLKRFSEVVSEFPEVVEFYRMSGDVDYLLRVVVPDIAAYDAFYKRMIARIEIRDVSSAFAMEQIKYTTELPLDYMVLDNSKSNDD from the coding sequence ATGGACCGTCTCGACCGCAAGATACTGCGCATTCTTCAGGAAGATTCGACACTGGCAGTCGCTGACCTGGCCAAAAAGGTTGGACTATCCACCACGCCTTGCTGGCGTCGCATTCAAAAGATGGAGGAGGATGGCGTCATCCGGCGGCGCGTTGCGCTCCTCGATCCGGCGAAGGTGAATACAAAGGTCACTGTCTTCGTGTCCATACGAACATCAAGCCACTCCATTGAATGGCTCAAGCGCTTCTCAGAGGTCGTGTCCGAGTTTCCGGAAGTGGTCGAGTTCTATCGAATGAGCGGTGATGTGGATTATCTGCTGCGCGTCGTTGTGCCCGACATCGCAGCCTATGATGCTTTCTACAAGCGCATGATCGCCCGGATCGAAATCCGTGATGTGTCCTCCGCATTTGCGATGGAGCAGATCAAGTACACGACTGAGCTTCCGCTTGATTACATGGTGCTCGACAATTCGAAGTCGAATGACGACTGA
- a CDS encoding uracil-DNA glycosylase family protein, whose amino-acid sequence MQAAIAGCRLCRDKPAGGPQPCLPHEPRPVAYLSRTARILIAGQAPGLRVHETGVPFNDASGDRLRLWLGVDRDQFYDRSRFAIAPLGFCFPGYNAEGHDLPPRRECAPQWRQQVMDAMPQIELILAIGQYAQAWHLGNRRRKTMTETVCHWRDYLLANESPRCLPLPHPSWRNTGWLKRHPWFEEEVLPVLRAQVSLLIA is encoded by the coding sequence CTGCAAGCAGCCATCGCCGGGTGCCGGCTGTGCCGAGACAAGCCGGCGGGCGGCCCACAGCCATGTTTGCCGCATGAGCCGCGCCCTGTCGCCTATCTTTCGAGGACGGCCCGCATCTTGATCGCGGGGCAGGCGCCAGGATTGCGGGTGCATGAAACCGGGGTTCCCTTCAATGATGCGTCTGGCGACCGCCTGAGGCTGTGGCTCGGGGTCGATCGGGATCAGTTCTACGACCGGAGCCGTTTTGCCATTGCGCCCCTGGGTTTTTGCTTTCCAGGCTACAATGCCGAGGGACATGATCTGCCGCCGAGGCGGGAATGTGCGCCGCAGTGGCGGCAGCAGGTCATGGACGCAATGCCGCAGATCGAGTTGATCCTTGCCATCGGACAATATGCGCAGGCCTGGCATCTGGGTAACCGGCGACGGAAAACCATGACCGAGACCGTTTGTCACTGGCGCGATTATCTGCTGGCGAATGAGAGCCCGCGATGTCTGCCTTTGCCGCATCCCAGTTGGCGCAATACCGGATGGCTGAAGCGCCATCCCTGGTTTGAGGAGGAAGTGCTTCCGGTCTTGCGCGCTCAAGTTTCGTTGTTGATAGCCTGA
- a CDS encoding thermonuclease family protein yields the protein MGRKVTRLARFIRDVLMGLVILLLAGLIIVKLDEQDVQLVNGPLRAVDGDTLAKGSLRMRLEGIDAPEMEQTCGEPSDVYACGRVVRQRLQSMLDDGPWSCEGRSRDRYGRLLVRCRSGEDDLGRRLVAEGLAIADGDYLGEERAARRAGIGLWQAPFERPADWRRQHQIARGGLEPFWATGSYLSQMVREWLGSE from the coding sequence ATGGGCCGAAAGGTGACGCGGCTGGCACGCTTCATACGTGACGTCCTGATGGGGCTGGTCATCCTGCTCCTTGCGGGCTTGATCATCGTCAAGCTGGACGAACAGGACGTGCAGTTGGTCAACGGGCCATTGCGGGCGGTTGATGGCGATACGCTGGCGAAGGGCAGTTTGCGGATGCGCCTAGAAGGGATCGACGCCCCCGAAATGGAGCAGACCTGCGGTGAGCCATCAGACGTTTATGCTTGTGGTCGGGTTGTGCGTCAGAGGCTTCAGTCAATGCTTGATGACGGGCCTTGGTCCTGTGAGGGCCGGAGCCGCGACCGCTATGGTCGGCTGCTTGTCAGGTGCCGTTCCGGTGAGGACGATCTCGGACGTCGCCTTGTCGCCGAAGGGCTTGCCATTGCCGATGGTGACTATCTCGGCGAGGAAAGGGCCGCGCGCCGCGCCGGGATCGGTCTCTGGCAGGCACCATTCGAACGGCCTGCCGACTGGCGCCGACAGCATCAGATCGCCCGTGGCGGGTTGGAACCATTCTGGGCCACCGGTTCTTACCTATCGCAGATGGTCCGGGAGTGGTTGGGGTCCGAATGA
- a CDS encoding sensor histidine kinase produces the protein MSNGIPTSTDKNIVDLTRSHRNRAATKAVRATRERLQAGNGISPAFDADILNMHIAATLQGAAVMPAMVILITIFGSFLSLGPSLITWAILTLGVNALTILLARRASRHEITAENQAGWRNLLLAGQVANGCCWALFALQTPSTGDVFGFFFFKSAVLMIALSVTAMSNMLLRQAVLLGFLPVVVALVYASVISRDNMDLGLTAFFTTALIFFVYITGRLHQANIKLLSYQTEKDDLIAELEVAKSLSDEARRRAEEANLAKSRFLASMSHELRTPLNAILGFSEVMATEVLGPLNNPLYKEYAGDIHRSGKHLLELINEILDLSRIEAGKYELSEDVISLLELAEDCIGMIQLRAKAKNIRIEEQFEKALPSVWADEKAMRQVLLNLLSNAVKFTPQGGEVVVKAGWTAGGGQYISIKDNGPGIPEEEIPVVLSAFGQGSIAIKSAEQGTGLGLPIVQAILAKHGGEFKLRSKLREGTEVIAILPAQRVLESLPAVSEVQAVEPRRRQFA, from the coding sequence ATGAGTAACGGCATACCGACATCGACAGACAAGAACATTGTAGACCTGACGCGCAGCCACCGAAACCGGGCTGCGACAAAAGCCGTGCGCGCAACACGCGAGCGGCTGCAGGCCGGTAACGGCATCTCGCCTGCTTTCGATGCCGACATCCTCAACATGCACATCGCGGCAACGCTTCAGGGCGCAGCCGTCATGCCGGCAATGGTCATCCTCATCACCATTTTTGGCAGCTTCCTCTCGCTTGGCCCCAGTCTCATTACCTGGGCAATCCTCACACTGGGCGTCAATGCCCTGACAATCTTGCTTGCACGCCGTGCATCAAGACACGAGATAACGGCAGAAAACCAGGCCGGTTGGCGCAATCTGCTATTGGCAGGCCAGGTCGCCAATGGCTGCTGCTGGGCGCTGTTTGCGCTGCAAACTCCCAGCACTGGAGACGTCTTCGGCTTCTTCTTCTTCAAGTCCGCCGTCCTGATGATCGCCCTTTCGGTCACGGCCATGTCCAACATGCTGCTGCGTCAGGCTGTCCTGTTGGGCTTCCTGCCGGTAGTCGTGGCACTTGTCTACGCGTCGGTCATCAGCCGTGACAACATGGATTTGGGCCTGACCGCCTTCTTCACGACGGCGTTGATCTTCTTCGTCTACATCACGGGTCGCCTGCACCAGGCAAACATCAAGCTCCTGTCATATCAGACCGAAAAAGATGATCTGATCGCGGAGCTGGAGGTCGCGAAATCCCTTTCCGATGAAGCGCGCCGTCGGGCCGAAGAAGCCAATCTTGCAAAATCTCGCTTTCTCGCCTCCATGTCGCATGAATTGCGTACGCCACTGAACGCAATTCTCGGCTTTTCGGAAGTCATGGCGACCGAGGTTCTCGGCCCCCTGAACAACCCGCTCTACAAAGAATATGCGGGCGACATCCATCGCTCCGGAAAACACCTCCTGGAACTCATCAACGAGATCCTCGACCTGTCGCGCATCGAGGCCGGCAAGTATGAGTTGAGCGAAGATGTCATCTCTCTCCTCGAGCTCGCGGAAGATTGCATTGGCATGATCCAGCTACGCGCCAAGGCCAAGAACATCCGGATTGAAGAGCAGTTCGAAAAGGCCTTGCCGTCAGTCTGGGCCGACGAAAAGGCGATGCGCCAGGTCCTTCTCAACCTGCTGTCCAATGCGGTCAAGTTCACCCCCCAGGGTGGGGAGGTTGTCGTCAAAGCTGGATGGACTGCCGGGGGCGGTCAATACATATCGATCAAGGATAACGGACCGGGGATTCCGGAGGAAGAGATCCCGGTCGTGCTCTCCGCTTTCGGCCAAGGCTCGATCGCCATAAAAAGCGCAGAACAGGGCACGGGTCTGGGCCTGCCCATCGTCCAGGCGATCCTTGCGAAGCACGGTGGCGAGTTCAAGCTTCGCTCCAAGCTTCGCGAAGGCACTGAAGTCATAGCGATTTTGCCGGCTCAGCGGGTACTGGAGAGTCTCCCTGCCGTATCCGAAGTGCAGGCAGTGGAACCGAGACGCCGGCAGTTTGCCTGA